The following proteins are co-located in the Hydrogenophaga sp. RAC07 genome:
- a CDS encoding ABC transporter substrate-binding protein codes for MKTRLTLVAALLAAGSSAAFAQTQGVSKDEIVLGSIQDLSGPIAGFGKQVRLGMMLRVDEVNEQGGINGRKIKLVVEDSAYDPRRAVLAAQKLVNQDKIFAMVGHIGTAQNMAAMPVQFQKNVINFFPVTAAREMYEPFHKLKYSFAATYYDQMKIAVPKLAKEKGAKKVCAMYQDDEFGLEVKRGAEDGLKAAGMTLAVETSYKRGATDFSSQMQKLASEQCDMVVMGTIIRETIGGIATAKRLGFNPTFIGSSAAYTDLIHKLGGPAMNGFYATMTVQNPYTDEASQPIRFWANKYKTKFNEDPTVFSVYGYSLVDTFLRAAGKAGNNLTTESFIKAMDTMVIPPDIFGSAEMTFSPTKRLGSNSTRLSQLQDNRWKVVSEYMKIDAAK; via the coding sequence ATGAAAACCCGACTGACACTGGTTGCCGCCCTGCTCGCCGCGGGCAGCAGCGCGGCCTTCGCGCAAACGCAAGGCGTGAGCAAAGACGAAATCGTGCTCGGCTCCATTCAAGACCTCTCGGGCCCCATTGCCGGCTTTGGCAAGCAGGTGCGCCTGGGCATGATGCTGCGGGTGGACGAGGTGAACGAGCAAGGCGGCATCAACGGCCGCAAGATCAAGCTGGTGGTGGAAGACTCGGCCTACGACCCGCGCCGCGCCGTGCTGGCCGCGCAGAAGCTGGTGAACCAGGACAAGATCTTTGCGATGGTGGGCCACATCGGCACCGCGCAAAACATGGCCGCCATGCCGGTGCAGTTCCAGAAGAACGTGATCAACTTCTTTCCGGTGACCGCAGCGCGCGAAATGTACGAGCCCTTCCACAAGCTCAAGTACAGCTTTGCCGCCACCTACTACGACCAGATGAAGATCGCCGTGCCCAAGCTGGCGAAGGAAAAAGGCGCCAAGAAGGTGTGCGCCATGTACCAGGACGACGAGTTCGGCCTGGAGGTGAAGCGCGGCGCTGAAGACGGCCTGAAAGCCGCCGGCATGACGCTCGCCGTGGAAACCAGCTACAAGCGCGGCGCCACCGACTTCTCGTCGCAGATGCAGAAGCTGGCCTCCGAGCAGTGCGACATGGTCGTGATGGGCACCATCATCCGCGAGACCATCGGCGGCATTGCCACGGCCAAGCGCCTGGGCTTCAACCCCACCTTCATCGGCTCCAGCGCCGCCTACACCGACCTGATCCACAAGCTCGGCGGCCCCGCCATGAACGGCTTCTACGCCACCATGACGGTGCAGAACCCCTACACCGACGAAGCCTCGCAGCCGATCCGGTTCTGGGCCAACAAGTACAAGACCAAGTTCAACGAAGACCCGACCGTGTTCTCGGTCTATGGCTATTCGCTGGTGGACACCTTCTTGCGCGCCGCAGGCAAGGCCGGCAACAACCTGACCACCGAGAGCTTCATCAAGGCGATGGACACCATGGTCATTCCGCCCGATATCTTCGGCAGCGCCGAAATGACCTTCAGCCCCACCAAGCGCCTGGGCAGCAATTCAACCCGCCTCTCGCAGCTGCAGGACAACCGCTGGAAAGTGGTGTCCGAGTACATGAAGATCGACGCCGCCAAGTGA
- a CDS encoding AMP-dependent synthetase/ligase, with translation MSNLWDLSGIQPQNKIVLEGETIPALFWNGVKARGPNVWMRQKEFGIWRSWSWTQTGDAVREIAHGLMAIGFEPRETASILSNTTIEWVLCDLAVLSAGGVSNGIYPTDAAEQVQYLCADSGTTVLFVENDEQLDKALEVRDQLPKLRRIVVEDMEGLRELNDPQVISLVQLRELGRAHLQQHPGMLEARVAGCKPDELAILVYTSGTTGRPKGAMHSHKALVYTVRGYNTLIARSEQDECMCFLPLCHIAERMGGEYFSLYTGAKLNFVENPETVPENVREIAPTVFTAVPRVWEKFYSGVMITLKEAGKIQQAAYAWAIGVGQRVADLVMAGKPVPGGLRLQFHVARTLVLNNVRKLIGIHKARFLVTGAAPISPELVRWYLALGVPMLEVWGMTETCGASTGIPAERIKPGSIGPAASYNEVKLDPVTSEILVRGPNVFMGYLNLPEKTAETIDSEGWLHTGDVGVVDEEGFFRITDRMKDIIITAGGKNITPSELENELKFSPYVTDAVVIGDKKPYLTVIIMIDQENVEKYAQDNDVPFSNYASLTRAPEVQALIQTEIDRVNKKFARVEQIKKFFLLDTQLSAEDEELTPTMKLKRKLVQTKYEPQINAMYS, from the coding sequence ATGAGCAACTTGTGGGACCTCTCCGGCATCCAGCCGCAAAACAAGATCGTGCTCGAAGGCGAGACCATTCCGGCGCTGTTCTGGAACGGGGTGAAAGCGCGCGGGCCCAACGTGTGGATGCGGCAGAAGGAGTTCGGCATCTGGCGCAGCTGGAGCTGGACGCAGACCGGTGATGCGGTGCGCGAGATTGCGCACGGCCTCATGGCCATCGGCTTCGAGCCGCGCGAGACCGCGTCCATCTTGTCCAACACCACCATCGAATGGGTGCTCTGCGACCTGGCCGTGCTCAGCGCGGGCGGTGTGTCCAACGGCATCTACCCCACCGACGCGGCCGAGCAGGTGCAGTACCTCTGCGCCGACTCGGGCACCACGGTGCTGTTTGTGGAGAACGACGAACAGCTGGACAAGGCACTGGAAGTGCGCGACCAGCTGCCCAAGCTGCGCAGAATAGTCGTGGAGGACATGGAAGGCCTGCGCGAGCTCAACGACCCGCAGGTCATCAGCCTGGTGCAGCTGCGCGAGCTGGGCCGCGCCCACCTGCAGCAGCACCCCGGCATGCTGGAAGCCCGCGTGGCCGGCTGCAAGCCCGACGAACTGGCCATATTGGTCTACACCTCGGGCACCACCGGCCGGCCCAAGGGCGCGATGCATTCGCACAAGGCGCTGGTCTACACCGTGCGCGGCTACAACACGCTGATTGCCCGCAGCGAGCAGGACGAGTGCATGTGTTTTCTGCCGCTGTGCCACATCGCCGAGCGCATGGGCGGCGAGTATTTTTCGCTCTACACCGGAGCCAAGCTCAATTTTGTGGAGAACCCCGAGACGGTGCCCGAGAACGTGCGCGAGATCGCGCCCACGGTGTTCACCGCCGTGCCGCGCGTGTGGGAAAAGTTCTATTCGGGCGTGATGATCACGCTGAAGGAAGCCGGCAAGATCCAGCAGGCCGCCTACGCCTGGGCGATTGGCGTGGGCCAGCGCGTGGCCGACCTGGTGATGGCCGGCAAGCCGGTGCCCGGTGGTCTGCGCCTGCAGTTTCATGTGGCGCGCACGCTGGTGCTCAACAACGTGCGCAAGCTCATCGGCATCCACAAGGCGCGTTTTCTCGTCACGGGTGCGGCGCCCATTTCGCCCGAGCTGGTGCGCTGGTACCTGGCGCTGGGCGTGCCCATGCTCGAGGTGTGGGGCATGACGGAAACCTGCGGTGCGTCCACCGGCATCCCGGCCGAGCGCATCAAGCCCGGCAGCATCGGCCCCGCCGCCAGCTACAACGAGGTGAAGCTCGATCCGGTGACCAGCGAAATTTTGGTGCGCGGTCCCAACGTGTTCATGGGCTACCTGAACCTGCCCGAGAAGACCGCCGAGACCATCGACAGCGAGGGCTGGCTGCACACGGGTGATGTGGGCGTGGTGGATGAGGAAGGGTTTTTCCGCATCACCGACCGCATGAAAGACATCATCATCACCGCAGGGGGCAAGAACATCACGCCGAGCGAACTGGAGAACGAACTCAAGTTTTCGCCGTACGTGACGGACGCCGTGGTGATCGGCGACAAGAAGCCCTACCTCACCGTGATCATCATGATCGACCAGGAGAACGTGGAGAAGTATGCGCAGGACAACGACGTGCCGTTTTCCAACTACGCCAGCCTCACCCGCGCGCCCGAGGTGCAGGCGCTGATCCAGACCGAGATCGATCGCGTGAACAAAAAGTTTGCCCGGGTGGAACAGATCAAGAAGTTCTTTTTGCTCGACACCCAGCTGAGCGCCGAAGACGAAGAACTCACCCCCACCATGAAGCTCAAACGCAAGCTGGTGCAGACCAAATACGAGCCGCAGATCAACGCCATGTACAGCTGA
- a CDS encoding ABC transporter ATP-binding protein, producing MSVATSDAPVLKLLNVESAYGPIKAIRGVSLQVRRSEIATVLGSNGAGKTTILKTISGIIDPRKGSIEFKGEDITAKDPAFVVQQGLSHVPEGREVFALLSVRDNLLMGAYTRKDRDGVARDMELVFNYFPILRERAAQDAGLLSGGQQQMLAISRALMANPDLILLDEPSLGLSPKLTKEIFEIVVRINRERGTTILLVEQNANMALNASDYGYVLENGRIVMEDTCANLREKDDIKEFYLGMKEEGVRADRRWKKKKNWR from the coding sequence ATGAGCGTTGCCACCTCCGACGCCCCCGTGTTGAAGCTGCTCAACGTCGAGAGCGCTTACGGCCCCATCAAGGCGATCCGCGGCGTGAGCCTGCAGGTGCGCCGCAGCGAGATCGCCACCGTGCTCGGCTCCAACGGCGCGGGCAAAACCACCATCCTGAAGACCATCAGCGGCATCATCGATCCGCGCAAGGGCTCCATCGAGTTCAAGGGTGAAGACATCACCGCCAAGGACCCGGCCTTCGTGGTGCAGCAGGGCCTGAGCCACGTGCCCGAAGGGCGCGAGGTGTTCGCCCTGCTCTCGGTGCGCGACAACCTGCTGATGGGCGCCTACACCCGCAAGGACCGCGACGGCGTGGCGCGCGACATGGAGCTGGTGTTCAACTACTTCCCCATCCTGCGCGAGCGCGCCGCACAAGACGCGGGCCTGCTCTCGGGCGGGCAGCAGCAGATGCTGGCCATCAGCCGCGCGCTCATGGCCAACCCTGATCTGATCCTGCTCGACGAACCCAGCCTGGGCCTGAGCCCGAAGCTCACGAAAGAGATCTTCGAGATCGTGGTGCGCATCAACCGCGAGCGCGGCACCACCATCCTGCTGGTGGAACAAAACGCCAACATGGCACTCAATGCGTCGGACTACGGCTACGTGCTGGAGAACGGCCGCATCGTGATGGAAGACACCTGCGCCAACTTGCGCGAGAAGGACGACATCAAGGAGTTCTACCTCGGCATGAAGGAAGAAGGCGTGCGGGCCGATCGGCGCTGGAAGAAGAAGAAAAACTGGAGATGA